From a region of the Georgenia yuyongxinii genome:
- the eboE gene encoding metabolite traffic protein EboE: MRFRHRDGTTVHLAYGTNVHPAEDVDGLIAQLHRYGEPVRAALGVDRMGLGLWLPAPAAARLVAEPGQLTRLRDALDRAGLEVVTLNAFPYAHFHAPVVKHAVYRPDWTERSRLDYTLDCAQVLAALLPDDASRGSISTLPLGWRSPWSPADQAGALAQLDQLAEGLAAVAARTGRTVRVGIEPEPGCVVETTADAVAHLGTIDTEYIGMCLDTCHLSTAFEDPVASVAALEVAGLPVVKAQLAAALHVDRPADSRARAALAGFAEDRFLHQVRELDGEVLGRDDLPEALDGALPGAGPWRVHFHVPVHAELAAPLASTRDVLVSAAAALLGGARARTDHLEVETYTWSVLPQDQRPTDDAGLVAGLVAELGWARARLLELGLADA; this comes from the coding sequence GTGCGGTTCCGGCACCGGGACGGCACGACCGTCCACCTCGCCTACGGCACGAACGTCCATCCCGCCGAGGACGTCGACGGCCTCATCGCGCAGCTCCACCGGTACGGCGAGCCGGTACGGGCGGCCCTCGGCGTGGATCGCATGGGCCTGGGGTTGTGGCTGCCTGCACCGGCCGCGGCCCGGCTCGTCGCCGAACCTGGCCAGCTCACGCGCCTGCGCGACGCGCTCGACCGGGCCGGGCTCGAGGTGGTCACGCTCAACGCCTTCCCGTACGCCCACTTCCACGCCCCGGTGGTGAAGCACGCGGTGTACCGGCCGGACTGGACCGAACGCTCGCGCCTGGACTACACGCTCGACTGCGCCCAGGTGCTCGCCGCCCTCCTTCCCGACGACGCGTCCCGCGGCAGCATCAGCACCCTTCCCCTGGGGTGGCGCAGCCCGTGGTCGCCGGCCGACCAGGCTGGCGCGCTGGCGCAGCTGGACCAGCTCGCGGAGGGGCTCGCGGCGGTGGCCGCCCGGACCGGCAGGACCGTCCGCGTGGGCATCGAGCCGGAGCCCGGATGCGTTGTCGAAACCACCGCCGACGCCGTTGCGCACCTCGGCACGATCGACACCGAGTACATCGGCATGTGCCTCGACACCTGTCACCTCAGCACGGCCTTCGAGGATCCGGTCGCCTCGGTGGCAGCCCTCGAGGTGGCCGGGCTCCCGGTGGTCAAGGCACAGCTGGCGGCCGCGCTGCACGTGGACCGGCCCGCCGACTCGCGGGCCCGTGCCGCCCTCGCCGGCTTCGCCGAGGACCGATTCCTGCACCAGGTTCGCGAGCTCGACGGTGAGGTCCTCGGCCGGGACGACCTTCCCGAGGCGCTCGACGGCGCGCTGCCCGGTGCCGGCCCCTGGCGGGTGCACTTCCACGTGCCCGTGCACGCCGAGCTCGCCGCACCGCTGGCGAGCACGCGGGACGTCCTCGTGTCCGCGGCGGCGGCGCTGCTCGGCGGTGCCCGCGCCCGGACCGACCACCTGGAGGTGGAGACCTACACCTGGTCGGTTCTACCGCAGGACCAGCGGCCCACCGACGACGCAGGCTTGGTCGCCGGTCTGGTGGCCGAGCTCGGGTGGGCACGGGCCAGGTTGCTGGAGCTGGGGCTGGCGGACGCATGA
- a CDS encoding alkaline phosphatase family protein yields the protein MRKMVVIDVVGLTPRLLEHMPHVRAVAHRGYQAELGTVLPAVTCSAQSTFLTGLPPSEHGIVGNGWYFRDLGEILLWRQHNGLVSGEKVWETIRRERPYTVANVCWWYAMGSTAETTVTPRPAYHADGRKEPDCWTWPPSLHDELVSELGPFPLFTFWGPGASIESSRWIVGAARKLMPHHDLTLVYVPHLDYDLQRFGPSGPEAVRAAREVDAVLAPLLDDAMATATTVVVLSEYGITDVSRPVDVNRALRRAGLLHVHTNATGELLDTWTSRAFAAADHQIAHVYVREPEDVPLVRDLLAELPGVAEVLGEEGKAAYGLNHPRAGELVLLAEPDAWFTYYYWLDDARAPDFARLVEIHKKPGYDPAELFLDPTDRWVKARAAKALLRKKLGMRYTMDVVPLDPSPLRGSHGRLPADPADGPVLLCSDPQGARARVAATEVRDVLLSLAGASAPRPSVAGRS from the coding sequence ATGAGGAAGATGGTCGTGATTGACGTCGTCGGGCTCACGCCGCGGCTCCTCGAGCACATGCCGCACGTGCGCGCCGTGGCGCACCGGGGCTACCAGGCGGAGCTGGGGACGGTGCTGCCTGCGGTGACGTGCTCGGCGCAGTCCACGTTTCTCACCGGACTGCCTCCGAGCGAGCACGGCATCGTCGGCAACGGCTGGTACTTCCGGGACCTCGGCGAGATCCTGCTCTGGCGTCAGCACAACGGGCTCGTCAGCGGGGAGAAGGTGTGGGAGACCATCCGCCGCGAGCGCCCCTACACCGTGGCCAACGTGTGCTGGTGGTACGCCATGGGATCGACGGCGGAGACCACCGTGACTCCGCGGCCCGCCTACCACGCGGACGGCCGCAAGGAGCCGGACTGCTGGACCTGGCCTCCGTCCCTGCACGACGAGCTCGTCAGCGAGCTCGGCCCGTTCCCGCTGTTCACCTTCTGGGGACCGGGTGCATCGATCGAGAGCTCGCGATGGATCGTCGGGGCGGCCCGCAAGCTCATGCCGCACCACGACCTGACGCTCGTCTACGTGCCCCACCTCGACTACGACTTGCAGCGCTTCGGCCCGTCCGGGCCCGAGGCGGTCCGGGCCGCCAGGGAGGTCGACGCCGTCCTCGCGCCGCTGCTCGATGACGCCATGGCGACGGCGACCACGGTGGTGGTGCTGAGCGAGTACGGCATCACCGACGTCTCGCGACCGGTGGACGTCAACCGGGCGCTGCGCCGAGCGGGGCTCCTCCACGTGCACACGAACGCGACCGGCGAGCTGCTCGACACCTGGACGTCGCGCGCGTTCGCGGCGGCGGACCACCAGATCGCGCACGTCTACGTCCGAGAGCCCGAGGACGTTCCTCTCGTGCGCGACCTGCTCGCCGAGCTGCCCGGCGTGGCAGAGGTGCTCGGAGAAGAAGGCAAGGCGGCGTACGGCCTCAACCACCCGCGGGCAGGCGAGCTCGTCCTCCTCGCCGAGCCCGACGCGTGGTTCACCTACTACTACTGGCTCGACGACGCGCGGGCCCCGGACTTCGCGCGGCTCGTCGAGATCCACAAGAAGCCCGGGTACGACCCCGCCGAGCTGTTCCTGGACCCGACCGATCGGTGGGTGAAGGCCCGCGCCGCGAAGGCCCTTCTGCGCAAGAAGCTGGGGATGCGCTACACGATGGACGTGGTCCCGCTCGACCCGTCGCCGCTACGGGGCAGCCACGGACGATTGCCGGCCGACCCCGCCGACGGTCCGGTGCTCCTGTGCTCGGACCCGCAAGGTGCCCGGGCTCGGGTGGCCGCGACCGAGGTTCGCGACGTGCTGCTCTCCCTCGCGGGCGCGTCGGCGCCGCGGCCATCCGTGGCCGGCCGGTCCTGA
- the purD gene encoding phosphoribosylamine--glycine ligase, whose amino-acid sequence MRILLIGSGAREHALARALARDPQTERLVVAPGNPGTAQIATNLELDILDGAAVVAAAHQVEADLVVVGPEAPLVAGVADAVRAAGIACFGPGREAARLEGSKAFAKDVMAAAEVPTALAHVCTTLEQVADALDAFGPPYVVKDDGLAAGKGVVVTTDRAAALAHARTCLAKSRDDDDPTTAGPPAVVVEEFLDGPEISLFCLCDGRDVVPLDPAQDFKRLGDGDAGPNTGGMGAYSPLTWAPTGLTEEVLERVARPVVAEMARRGTPFVGLLYCGLALTSRGLRVIEFNVRFGDPETQVVLPRLASSLAQALHAAATGRLDLLGPLRWRDEAAVTVVVAAHGYPEQVRKGDVISGVEDADGLDSVHVLHAGTARGDGGTLVSAGGRVLSVVGTGPDLEAARAAAYSGVERIGLAGAQHRTDIARARRRTD is encoded by the coding sequence GTGAGGATCCTGCTGATCGGCTCTGGCGCCCGCGAGCACGCGCTGGCCCGGGCCCTGGCCCGTGACCCCCAGACCGAACGGCTGGTGGTCGCCCCGGGCAACCCCGGCACCGCCCAGATCGCCACCAATCTCGAGCTCGACATCCTCGACGGCGCAGCGGTGGTCGCCGCGGCCCACCAGGTCGAGGCCGACCTCGTGGTCGTCGGCCCGGAGGCCCCGCTCGTGGCCGGCGTGGCAGACGCCGTCCGGGCCGCCGGCATCGCCTGCTTCGGGCCCGGGCGCGAGGCGGCCCGGCTCGAGGGGTCCAAGGCCTTCGCCAAGGACGTCATGGCCGCCGCCGAGGTGCCCACCGCACTGGCGCACGTGTGCACGACGCTCGAACAGGTAGCCGACGCCCTGGACGCCTTCGGGCCGCCGTACGTCGTCAAGGACGACGGGCTGGCCGCCGGCAAGGGCGTCGTCGTCACCACCGACCGAGCCGCGGCGCTCGCCCACGCCCGGACCTGCCTGGCCAAGAGCCGCGACGACGACGACCCGACGACGGCCGGCCCGCCCGCCGTCGTCGTCGAGGAGTTCCTCGACGGTCCGGAGATCTCCCTGTTCTGCCTGTGCGACGGCCGCGACGTCGTGCCCCTCGATCCCGCCCAGGACTTCAAGCGCCTCGGCGACGGTGACGCCGGCCCGAACACCGGTGGCATGGGCGCCTACTCACCGCTCACCTGGGCGCCCACCGGCCTGACGGAGGAAGTGCTCGAGCGGGTGGCCCGCCCCGTCGTCGCCGAGATGGCCCGGCGTGGCACCCCGTTCGTCGGGCTGCTCTACTGCGGCCTCGCGCTGACCAGCCGCGGGCTGCGCGTCATCGAGTTCAACGTGCGCTTCGGGGACCCGGAGACGCAGGTGGTCCTTCCCCGGCTCGCATCCTCCCTCGCGCAGGCGCTGCACGCCGCGGCCACCGGGCGGCTGGATCTGCTCGGGCCCCTGCGCTGGCGGGACGAGGCCGCGGTGACGGTCGTCGTCGCCGCGCACGGCTATCCCGAGCAGGTCCGCAAGGGCGACGTGATCAGCGGCGTCGAGGACGCCGACGGGCTGGACAGCGTCCACGTGCTGCACGCGGGGACAGCCCGGGGCGACGGCGGAACACTGGTCAGCGCAGGTGGCCGCGTCCTCAGCGTCGTCGGGACGGGCCCGGACCTGGAGGCGGCCCGCGCAGCGGCTTACTCGGGCGTGGAGCGCATCGGCCTCGCCGGTGCACAGCACCGCACGGACATCGCCCGCGCACGCCGCCGCACCGACTGA
- a CDS encoding LppM family (lipo)protein, with the protein MTAPRPGARSRLRLLVLPLLLLLAGCVRMELGFTIQPDDTADLAMEVVDKTGMMTRDDLDCTALAAEVGQAGLPAGVDYSVEDLDEDGNLGCALDVVGAPLSQLAAEGLSITRSGELYTFTLDGDGAGAAEGVTDLPGLEFTLAVTFPGEVVDDGGGDVTGNTVTWTDPAVLSSGVTATGRAAGPGVVAGEAGSDGVAGALPTGSLSWLWWALAGVGALAAIGGIVFLTRRTRTPADAAPAGGVADVFAPQGQQVPGGASGGYPPGAYGSPTPYQPSQPSDPYQPDQHRPDPYRPGHRTDPPAG; encoded by the coding sequence ATGACCGCCCCGCGTCCCGGCGCCCGCAGCAGGCTCCGGCTGCTCGTCCTGCCGTTGCTGCTGCTGCTCGCCGGGTGCGTCCGCATGGAGCTCGGCTTCACCATCCAGCCCGACGACACCGCGGACCTGGCGATGGAGGTCGTCGACAAGACCGGGATGATGACGCGGGACGACCTCGACTGCACCGCACTGGCCGCCGAGGTGGGCCAGGCCGGGCTACCGGCGGGCGTCGACTACTCGGTGGAGGACCTCGACGAGGACGGCAACCTCGGCTGCGCGCTCGACGTCGTGGGGGCACCGCTGTCGCAGCTGGCTGCCGAGGGGCTCTCGATCACCCGGTCCGGCGAGCTGTACACGTTCACGCTCGACGGCGACGGCGCGGGTGCCGCAGAGGGCGTCACCGACCTGCCCGGTCTGGAGTTCACGCTGGCGGTGACGTTCCCGGGCGAGGTGGTCGACGACGGTGGCGGCGACGTCACCGGCAACACGGTGACCTGGACCGACCCCGCCGTGCTGAGCTCCGGCGTCACGGCGACGGGCCGGGCGGCCGGGCCGGGCGTGGTCGCCGGGGAAGCCGGGTCGGACGGCGTCGCCGGGGCGCTCCCCACCGGGTCGCTCTCCTGGCTGTGGTGGGCGCTCGCCGGGGTGGGCGCACTGGCGGCGATCGGCGGCATCGTCTTCCTCACCCGGCGCACGCGGACACCGGCCGACGCCGCACCGGCCGGAGGTGTCGCCGACGTGTTCGCCCCGCAGGGGCAACAGGTGCCGGGTGGCGCGTCGGGCGGCTACCCGCCGGGCGCCTACGGATCACCCACCCCGTACCAACCCAGTCAGCCGTCCGACCCTTACCAACCCGATCAGCACCGTCCCGACCCGTACCGGCCCGGTCACCGCACCGATCCGCCGGCGGGGTAA
- a CDS encoding DUF2249 domain-containing protein: MATNDVEILSSKEAPRSGGCACGEHDTEIPALDVRTIPHAIRHATIFGALSAIAPGFSMDLVAPHNPVPLLAQLEQREPGAFEVAYLQEGPEDWTLRLTRR; encoded by the coding sequence ATGGCCACCAATGACGTCGAGATCCTCAGCAGCAAGGAAGCACCCCGCTCGGGCGGGTGCGCTTGCGGCGAGCACGACACCGAGATCCCCGCCCTCGATGTGCGCACCATCCCGCACGCGATCCGGCACGCCACCATCTTCGGTGCCCTGAGCGCCATCGCCCCGGGGTTCTCGATGGACCTCGTCGCCCCGCACAACCCCGTGCCGCTGCTCGCCCAGCTCGAGCAGCGTGAGCCGGGCGCCTTCGAGGTGGCCTACCTGCAGGAGGGCCCGGAGGACTGGACCCTGCGGCTGACCCGCCGCTGA
- a CDS encoding pyridoxamine 5'-phosphate oxidase family protein, which produces MGEPRAERPYMPDYGVDTPNWHELPWSWAAVKLAEGHNYWLSTASGSGRVHTMPVWGVWDDDEHRFAFSCGPHSRKAADLEANPHAAVAVDDSVECLSLEGRAEVVRDHERRETWIGRYLAKYAPVSPALGAGFLLENVLVELVPIRAFAVVERQPDFAERSTRWRFDR; this is translated from the coding sequence ATGGGCGAGCCGCGTGCCGAACGTCCCTACATGCCCGACTACGGGGTAGACACCCCGAACTGGCACGAGCTGCCGTGGTCCTGGGCCGCCGTCAAGCTCGCCGAGGGCCACAACTACTGGCTCTCCACCGCCTCGGGGTCGGGCCGCGTGCACACGATGCCCGTCTGGGGCGTGTGGGACGACGACGAGCACCGGTTCGCGTTCTCGTGCGGTCCGCACTCCCGCAAGGCGGCGGACCTGGAGGCGAACCCGCACGCGGCGGTCGCGGTCGACGACAGCGTCGAGTGCCTCTCGCTCGAGGGCCGTGCGGAGGTGGTGCGCGACCACGAGCGTCGCGAGACGTGGATCGGGCGGTACCTCGCCAAGTACGCGCCCGTGTCCCCGGCGTTGGGTGCCGGGTTCCTGCTGGAGAACGTGCTCGTCGAGCTCGTCCCCATCCGGGCGTTCGCCGTCGTGGAACGCCAGCCCGACTTCGCCGAACGCTCGACGCGCTGGCGCTTCGACCGGTGA